One part of the Anaeromyxobacter sp. Fw109-5 genome encodes these proteins:
- a CDS encoding ferredoxin, whose product MRFRHHVFVCENVRPEDDPRGSCGGKGSSAIRKALKDELKRRGLDKQIRANAAGCLDACAFGPSMVVYPEGVWYGHVSVADVPEIVERHLVGGEPVERLRLRRLEGAPATRASAIAPDGGERGER is encoded by the coding sequence ATGCGCTTCCGGCACCACGTCTTCGTCTGCGAGAACGTGCGCCCCGAGGACGACCCGCGCGGCTCGTGCGGCGGCAAAGGCTCGTCCGCGATCCGCAAGGCGCTGAAGGACGAGCTGAAGCGCCGCGGCCTCGACAAGCAGATCCGCGCGAACGCCGCCGGGTGCCTCGATGCCTGCGCGTTCGGACCGTCGATGGTCGTCTACCCGGAGGGCGTCTGGTACGGGCACGTCTCCGTGGCCGACGTGCCCGAGATCGTCGAGCGGCACCTCGTCGGCGGCGAGCCGGTCGAGCGGCTCCGGCTGCGGCGGCTGGAGGGCGCCCCCGCGACGCGCGCCTCGGCGATCGCGCCCGACGGAGGGGAACGCGGCGAGCGGTGA
- a CDS encoding SirB1 family protein produces the protein MTIGGGARDRFAEVVSRDPIRLDEVALAIAAEEYPRLEQARYLARLDDLAARVVSRAPAPPRAASLLRALREILAGEEGLHGSAADYDDPRSSFLNEVLERRVGLPITLSLVYMEVGRRAGLAIDGVGMPGHFLARYQSSSGAEIFIDAFHGGEMLSADECLSRYRERTGRDLDRRLLGPATPRQIVLRMLGNLRRLYAARRDDVRAWWVLDRILLTAPSQLAALRDRGLAAARLGAAAAASRDLESYLARAPEAPDADAVRAALADLRHGPPRVC, from the coding sequence ATGACGATCGGCGGCGGGGCGCGCGACCGGTTCGCCGAGGTCGTATCGCGCGACCCGATCCGCCTCGACGAGGTCGCGCTGGCGATCGCCGCCGAGGAGTACCCCCGCCTCGAGCAGGCCCGGTACCTGGCCAGGCTCGACGACCTGGCCGCGCGTGTCGTGTCGCGAGCCCCGGCGCCCCCGCGCGCGGCCTCGCTGCTCCGGGCGCTCCGCGAGATCCTGGCGGGCGAGGAGGGGCTCCACGGCAGCGCGGCGGACTACGACGACCCGCGCAGCTCGTTCCTGAACGAGGTGCTCGAGCGGCGGGTCGGGCTGCCGATCACCCTCTCGCTCGTCTACATGGAGGTGGGCCGCCGCGCCGGGCTCGCCATCGACGGGGTCGGGATGCCGGGCCACTTCCTCGCGAGGTACCAGTCGAGCTCCGGCGCGGAGATCTTCATCGACGCCTTTCACGGCGGGGAGATGCTCTCCGCGGACGAGTGCCTGAGCCGCTACCGCGAGCGCACCGGTCGCGACCTGGACCGCCGGCTGCTCGGGCCCGCCACGCCGCGCCAGATCGTGCTGCGAATGCTGGGGAACCTGCGGCGGCTCTACGCGGCGCGCCGGGACGACGTGCGCGCCTGGTGGGTGCTCGACCGGATCCTGCTCACCGCGCCGAGCCAGCTCGCCGCTCTCCGCGACCGGGGGCTCGCCGCGGCGCGGCTCGGCGCGGCCGCCGCCGCCTCCCGCGATCTCGAGAGCTACCTGGCGCGCGCCCCCGAGGCGCCCGACGCGGACGCGGTGCGGGCCGCCCTCGCGGACCTGCGCCACGGCCCGCCGCGCGTCTGCTGA
- a CDS encoding alcohol dehydrogenase, with protein MGAVLSFVLRLRLAGCRPVHRIGHDSQSSDPSDVVARGPSSSRPEATAPRHSEERAMPKFRSVQVSEPGGTFRFVERDLPRPGRGQARIAVEACGVCRTDSAFINGAFPNVPFPLVPGHEIAGRIDALGEDVEHWRVGERVAVGWFGGHCGTCVPCREGDLIHCEMIQVPGWAYPGGYAEAMVVPASALAHVPDAFSAVEAAPMGCAGVATFNALRRSAARPGDLVAVLGVGGLGHLGVQFAAKLGFETVAIARGSEIAETAKKLGVHHYIDGDAGDVPAKLQKLGGAKVVLATASSAKAMSATIDGLRHNGELLVLGATPEPIEVSPFQLIATSRTVHGHPSGTARDVEETLRFAALAGIRPMTEVRPLEEVDAAYKRLMAGDARFRMVLTMSS; from the coding sequence ATGGGCGCCGTCCTCTCCTTCGTTCTTAGGCTGCGTCTCGCGGGTTGTCGCCCGGTTCATAGGATCGGGCATGACTCCCAGAGTTCCGATCCTTCCGATGTCGTCGCGCGCGGACCATCGTCTTCACGTCCGGAGGCGACAGCGCCGAGACACAGCGAGGAGAGAGCCATGCCGAAATTCCGTTCAGTCCAGGTCTCCGAGCCCGGCGGTACCTTCAGGTTCGTCGAGCGCGACCTTCCCAGGCCCGGTCGCGGGCAGGCCCGCATCGCCGTAGAAGCGTGCGGGGTCTGCCGGACCGACTCCGCCTTCATCAACGGCGCCTTCCCGAACGTACCGTTCCCGCTCGTGCCGGGCCACGAGATCGCGGGGCGCATCGATGCGCTCGGCGAGGACGTCGAGCATTGGAGGGTCGGCGAGCGCGTCGCGGTCGGCTGGTTCGGCGGCCACTGCGGCACGTGCGTCCCCTGTCGCGAGGGCGACTTGATTCACTGCGAAATGATTCAGGTGCCGGGCTGGGCCTATCCCGGAGGCTACGCGGAAGCGATGGTCGTGCCGGCCTCCGCCCTCGCTCACGTGCCGGACGCGTTCTCGGCGGTCGAGGCGGCGCCGATGGGATGCGCTGGGGTCGCGACGTTCAATGCCCTTCGGCGCAGCGCGGCTCGGCCAGGCGATCTCGTCGCCGTGCTCGGCGTCGGCGGCCTGGGCCACCTCGGCGTTCAATTCGCTGCCAAGCTCGGATTCGAGACCGTGGCCATCGCCCGCGGATCGGAGATCGCGGAGACGGCGAAGAAGCTCGGAGTGCATCATTACATCGACGGCGACGCCGGGGACGTTCCGGCGAAGCTGCAGAAGCTCGGGGGCGCGAAGGTGGTCCTGGCCACCGCCTCGAGCGCGAAGGCGATGAGCGCCACGATCGACGGGCTCCGCCACAACGGCGAGCTGCTCGTTCTTGGCGCCACGCCCGAGCCGATCGAGGTGAGCCCATTCCAGCTGATCGCGACGAGTCGAACGGTGCACGGACATCCGTCCGGCACGGCGCGCGACGTGGAGGAGACGCTGCGGTTCGCCGCGCTGGCCGGCATCCGGCCGATGACCGAGGTCCGTCCGCTCGAAGAGGTCGACGCGGCTTACAAGCGCCTGATGGCCGGCGACGCGAGGTTTCGAATGGTCCTGACGATGAGCTCCTGA
- a CDS encoding AraC family transcriptional regulator: MPRRSRSENSLAAGIAGLAHQEGCSRTRHPGVVVWRMTDAHPPTPTLYAASLILVGSGEKQATLGEQTFAYNADHLLVVTSPLPMLCRTIASETEPVLTLVVEIEMPLLRELILEAPASSPPRWPASTRTVFRMALSPELEDAGARLLRHLGDDRRTKVLGRQTIREMLFLVLESSCGDSLRAVAEGTVSRFSHVLRHMNGNFAGRMKVEELARLAHTSVPTFHQRFKAMTGTSPLQYMKTLRLTRARQLLREGAMVKAVAHDVGYESESQFSREYRRLFGGPPSSDSYLSPAERSY, translated from the coding sequence ATGCCCAGACGATCGCGCTCGGAGAACTCGCTCGCCGCCGGCATCGCCGGTCTCGCGCATCAGGAGGGATGCAGCAGAACGCGTCATCCGGGCGTCGTCGTCTGGCGGATGACCGACGCTCACCCGCCAACACCGACGCTCTACGCGGCAAGCTTGATCCTCGTCGGCTCGGGAGAGAAGCAAGCGACGCTCGGCGAGCAGACGTTCGCCTACAACGCCGACCACCTCCTGGTCGTCACCTCTCCGCTGCCGATGCTCTGCCGGACCATCGCGTCGGAGACGGAGCCCGTGCTCACGCTGGTGGTCGAGATCGAGATGCCGCTCTTGCGCGAGCTCATCCTCGAGGCCCCTGCCTCATCCCCGCCTCGATGGCCAGCGTCCACGCGGACGGTGTTCCGAATGGCCCTCTCTCCCGAGCTCGAGGACGCCGGGGCACGTCTTCTGCGCCATCTCGGCGACGATCGGCGAACGAAGGTCCTCGGGCGGCAGACCATCCGCGAGATGCTGTTTCTCGTCCTCGAGTCGTCCTGTGGCGATTCCCTTCGCGCGGTCGCGGAAGGCACCGTGAGCCGTTTCTCTCACGTCCTCCGGCACATGAACGGGAACTTCGCCGGTCGAATGAAGGTCGAAGAGCTCGCGCGCCTCGCCCACACCAGCGTTCCGACGTTTCATCAACGCTTCAAGGCGATGACCGGGACGTCGCCGCTCCAGTACATGAAGACGCTGCGCCTGACGCGCGCGCGCCAGCTGCTCCGCGAGGGGGCGATGGTGAAGGCCGTGGCGCACGACGTCGGCTACGAGAGCGAATCTCAGTTCAGCCGCGAGTACCGGCGGCTGTTCGGCGGCCCGCCGTCATCGGACTCGTACCTGTCGCCAGCCGAACGCTCGTATTGA